A part of Rhodopirellula bahusiensis genomic DNA contains:
- a CDS encoding hydroxypyruvate isomerase family protein: MNSPARLKASVCVDAVLENQPTVDAMKLVAECGYPAFEFWKWWDKDLDAINQAREELHLQVAACCTKFVSLVDPSTRAEYLSGLKESIAAAGRLNCPVLISQVGDARPGVDRAEQRDCMVAGLKEAAPMLEDSGVVLAIEPLNELIDHAGYYLVRSDEAFSIIDEVGSPNVKVTFDIYHQQISEGHVIANLTKNIDAIAHFHAAGNPGRHELDRGELHYPSIFAAIADTDYSGHVGLEYWPVNDPAAGLRDAASWIKKV; encoded by the coding sequence ATGAACTCACCCGCTCGATTGAAAGCTTCTGTCTGCGTGGACGCTGTCCTCGAAAACCAGCCCACCGTGGACGCGATGAAATTGGTCGCAGAGTGTGGCTACCCCGCTTTCGAATTTTGGAAGTGGTGGGACAAGGACCTGGACGCAATCAATCAAGCTCGAGAAGAACTGCATCTGCAAGTCGCGGCATGCTGCACCAAATTTGTCAGCCTGGTCGATCCTTCCACCCGAGCCGAATACCTGTCGGGCCTGAAGGAATCCATTGCGGCGGCAGGCCGACTGAATTGCCCCGTGCTGATCTCTCAAGTCGGCGATGCACGACCGGGTGTCGATCGTGCGGAGCAACGAGACTGCATGGTGGCAGGTTTGAAAGAAGCCGCGCCGATGCTGGAAGATTCAGGCGTGGTGTTGGCGATCGAACCGCTCAACGAACTGATCGACCACGCAGGTTATTACCTGGTCCGCAGCGACGAAGCGTTTTCAATCATCGACGAGGTTGGCAGCCCGAATGTGAAGGTGACCTTCGACATCTATCACCAACAAATCAGTGAAGGGCACGTGATCGCGAATTTGACGAAGAACATCGACGCGATCGCTCACTTTCACGCCGCCGGCAATCCCGGTCGACATGAACTCGACCGAGGTGAACTGCATTACCCGTCCATCTTTGCCGCGATTGCGGACACCGACTACTCCGGCCACGTTGGGCTGGAGTACTGGCCGGTGAACGATCCCGCGGCGGGACTTCGTGACGCCGCGTCGTGGATCAAGAAGGTTTGA
- a CDS encoding DEAD/DEAH box helicase has protein sequence MSDHPASKETLVDPASELNSQEQSLDTFEMSTTETVVDPSAQWATQYANPVIDPSEMPTPAVDESLLYYQAECTDEPAEAAIEALPEPVAEQVSFEQNVAEVNAVAAPAESAEPVQVVPEQSTPEQPTLEEQSVESASVAPPVEMVAEPVSEPAPAQESTPELLPEVIAESQPVAQPEPVVEPESAVESEPAVESEPAVESELVAQSAPAAQPEPVVSEQPVTQPVVAKQAEPVREEPAKPAPVQPVQAVEPVKAEATPKPDEPTEPLFRDLDLRAEVQKSVAASGYDKPTPIQAEIIPYMLDGRDVLAQSQTGTGKTAAFALPILSRVDVRNRRPQVLVLAPTRELAIQVARSFTKYGADLDGFQVAAIYGGQDYEPQLKQLRRGVQVVVGTPGRVIDHVKRGTLDLGSLDCLVLDEADEMLNMGFLEDVQFVLEKSPEGRQVALFSATLPKPIRKIADEYLNDPARITIKSKTITAASVRQRALFVSPRDKIDALARILEVEETDGVIVFTKTKDSTLGVAEKLSQQGFSAIALNGDMPQKVRERTIDQLKRGHLDVLVATDVAARGLDVPRISHVFNFDLPHDSESYVHRIGRTGRAGRSGQAIIFLTNAQRRQLRFIENTTKQPIEVIDLPTVADINDARVRRFKQRITDVSADQDLTVFKDMIAQYAEETGKPMEMIAASLAEMSQNGRPFLLKERPKKQRERSDRDNSRGRDSFGSNDRGNRGSFGDDRPRRGKGRPLTPVKEGMTRYRLDVGWQDGVKPGNIVGAVANEAGIDGEYIGPINIRDSHTLIDLPEGMPSDIYQTLRKTWVAGKRLNLEEAGDVVDDFEGGGGGKNFRKEGFRKGKFSGGGDSRGKNFGGGKRSFGNKSRNNGSTAPTAKRGKKKFKPS, from the coding sequence ATGTCTGATCATCCCGCTTCCAAAGAAACGTTGGTCGATCCAGCGTCCGAGTTGAATTCGCAAGAACAATCTCTGGACACGTTTGAAATGTCGACCACCGAAACCGTGGTGGATCCATCGGCACAATGGGCGACTCAGTACGCCAACCCCGTGATCGACCCGAGCGAAATGCCAACGCCCGCCGTCGACGAGTCCCTGCTGTACTACCAAGCCGAATGCACAGATGAACCTGCCGAGGCGGCCATCGAGGCGTTGCCAGAACCAGTCGCCGAACAGGTCTCATTCGAACAGAACGTCGCAGAAGTGAACGCCGTGGCAGCTCCCGCAGAATCTGCGGAGCCCGTGCAGGTCGTTCCTGAGCAATCCACACCCGAGCAGCCCACGCTCGAGGAGCAGTCGGTCGAATCCGCGTCAGTCGCTCCCCCAGTCGAAATGGTCGCAGAGCCTGTGAGCGAACCAGCACCAGCCCAAGAATCGACCCCGGAGTTGCTGCCCGAAGTGATCGCCGAATCACAGCCAGTCGCTCAACCAGAACCAGTTGTTGAGCCAGAATCTGCTGTTGAGTCTGAGCCTGCTGTTGAGTCTGAGCCTGCTGTTGAGTCTGAGCTAGTCGCACAATCGGCGCCTGCTGCCCAGCCGGAGCCTGTTGTGAGTGAACAGCCCGTGACTCAACCAGTGGTCGCGAAGCAAGCCGAGCCCGTTCGCGAAGAACCCGCCAAGCCCGCTCCAGTTCAACCGGTCCAAGCGGTTGAGCCAGTGAAAGCGGAAGCAACGCCCAAACCAGACGAACCAACGGAGCCTTTGTTCCGCGACTTGGATCTTCGAGCCGAAGTTCAAAAGTCGGTTGCCGCCTCGGGATACGACAAACCCACACCGATCCAAGCGGAGATCATCCCGTACATGTTGGATGGCCGCGACGTCTTGGCTCAATCGCAAACGGGAACCGGCAAGACCGCCGCGTTCGCTCTGCCGATTCTATCGCGAGTGGACGTTCGCAACCGTCGCCCACAAGTCCTCGTCCTCGCACCCACCCGCGAATTGGCGATTCAAGTCGCTCGATCGTTCACCAAGTACGGTGCGGATCTGGATGGTTTCCAAGTCGCAGCCATCTACGGCGGTCAAGACTACGAACCCCAGCTCAAGCAGCTTCGCCGTGGCGTTCAAGTTGTCGTGGGGACACCCGGTCGCGTGATCGATCACGTTAAACGCGGCACCTTGGACCTCGGTTCGCTGGATTGTCTCGTGCTGGACGAAGCGGACGAAATGCTCAACATGGGATTCTTGGAGGACGTGCAGTTTGTCCTTGAAAAATCACCGGAGGGACGCCAAGTCGCGTTGTTCTCGGCGACGTTGCCAAAACCCATTCGCAAAATCGCGGATGAGTACCTGAACGACCCGGCTCGGATCACCATCAAATCGAAAACGATCACCGCCGCGTCGGTTCGCCAGCGTGCGTTGTTTGTTTCGCCTCGAGACAAAATTGATGCGTTGGCTCGCATTCTTGAAGTGGAAGAAACCGATGGTGTGATCGTGTTCACCAAAACCAAAGACTCCACGTTGGGCGTTGCTGAAAAGCTGAGCCAGCAAGGATTCTCCGCGATCGCGTTGAACGGTGATATGCCACAAAAGGTTCGTGAGCGAACCATCGATCAACTCAAACGAGGTCACCTCGATGTGTTGGTTGCCACGGATGTGGCCGCTCGAGGTTTGGATGTGCCACGAATCAGTCACGTCTTCAACTTTGATTTGCCACACGACAGCGAATCTTATGTGCACCGCATTGGCCGAACCGGTCGTGCGGGACGCAGCGGGCAAGCGATCATCTTTTTGACCAACGCTCAGCGTCGTCAACTTCGGTTCATCGAGAACACGACCAAGCAACCCATCGAAGTTATCGACCTGCCGACCGTTGCTGATATTAACGACGCTCGTGTGCGTCGATTCAAGCAACGCATCACGGATGTCTCCGCTGACCAGGATCTGACTGTCTTCAAGGACATGATCGCCCAGTACGCGGAAGAAACCGGCAAACCGATGGAAATGATCGCTGCTTCATTGGCCGAGATGAGCCAAAACGGACGTCCGTTCTTGTTGAAGGAACGTCCGAAGAAGCAACGCGAACGTTCCGACCGAGACAATTCTCGCGGACGTGATTCGTTCGGTTCGAACGATCGCGGCAACCGTGGTTCCTTCGGCGACGATCGTCCTCGTCGCGGCAAAGGTCGTCCACTCACACCCGTCAAAGAAGGCATGACTCGTTATCGCCTCGATGTCGGTTGGCAAGACGGAGTCAAACCCGGCAACATTGTTGGTGCGGTTGCCAATGAAGCTGGTATTGATGGCGAGTACATCGGGCCAATCAACATTCGCGATTCGCACACCTTGATCGACCTACCCGAAGGCATGCCTTCCGACATCTATCAAACGCTTCGCAAGACTTGGGTCGCCGGCAAACGGTTGAACCTCGAAGAAGCCGGCGATGTGGTGGACGACTTCGAAGGTGGCGGTGGTGGCAAGAACTTCCGCAAAGAAGGTTTTCGCAAAGGCAAATTCTCCGGCGGCGGAGATTCGCGTGGTAAGAACTTCGGCGGCGGAAAACGTTCGTTTGGGAACAAGTCCCGCAACAACGGAAGCACCGCGCCGACGGCAAAACGCGGCAAGAAGAAGTTCAAACCTTCTTGA
- a CDS encoding DUF1559 domain-containing protein: MNSRNSRSRGFTLVELLVVIAIIGVLVGLLLPAVQAAREAARRMSCSNNFKQLGLAAHNYHSAFNNLPVQGSGTYAVGGRDPWDSNPNGDISSNYRLSYLVGMLPFLEQQGLWEQIASPLSVNSDGSVRSPAWQAMGPHPDRVQYPPWATELPTLRCPSDPGSGLPSLGRTNYAACHGDSAVYSRDSYLDVDEVGEGGKLPYISDTAHANASSASHRGMFVTGRHMKFRDTLDGLSNTIMCGEITTDLGDNDKRTTVATNTGAHAAPSEKNECRLNPSYAEPYLDPERPLFWTSTVTKQTVWGRGYRWHDYMPPYSQMTTILAPNAQLCSEGTDHRDIVSPPSSRHQGGVHVLMGDGAVKFITDSIEAGNKNAPQVSDRAGSPAAGSQSPYGLWGSLGSRSAKEVIDGEF; this comes from the coding sequence ATGAACTCACGCAATTCTCGCTCCCGCGGTTTCACCTTGGTGGAATTGCTGGTTGTGATCGCAATCATTGGGGTTTTGGTCGGGCTGTTGCTTCCTGCAGTCCAGGCTGCCCGCGAAGCAGCACGCCGCATGAGCTGCAGCAACAATTTCAAACAACTTGGGTTAGCAGCTCACAACTATCACTCCGCCTTCAACAACCTGCCTGTCCAAGGTTCGGGCACCTACGCGGTCGGGGGCCGTGATCCTTGGGACAGCAACCCGAACGGAGACATCTCTTCGAACTACCGCCTGTCGTATTTGGTTGGCATGCTTCCATTCTTGGAGCAACAGGGACTGTGGGAACAAATCGCCAGTCCTTTGAGCGTCAACTCAGACGGGTCAGTTCGCAGTCCAGCTTGGCAAGCAATGGGACCTCACCCCGATCGTGTTCAATACCCACCATGGGCAACTGAGCTTCCAACCCTGCGATGCCCCAGCGATCCAGGCAGCGGGCTGCCATCGCTTGGACGTACTAACTACGCGGCGTGCCATGGGGACTCAGCGGTCTACTCTCGTGACTCTTACCTTGACGTCGACGAAGTCGGTGAAGGCGGTAAGTTGCCTTACATTTCCGATACCGCTCACGCCAACGCATCGAGCGCATCTCACCGTGGGATGTTCGTCACAGGACGACACATGAAGTTTCGGGACACATTGGACGGCTTGTCCAACACGATCATGTGTGGAGAGATCACCACCGACCTCGGCGACAATGACAAACGAACAACCGTTGCCACCAACACAGGTGCACACGCGGCGCCGAGCGAAAAGAATGAATGCAGACTGAATCCTTCATACGCGGAACCTTATCTCGACCCCGAACGCCCCTTGTTCTGGACGAGCACCGTTACCAAACAAACGGTCTGGGGACGCGGTTACCGCTGGCATGACTACATGCCTCCTTACAGCCAAATGACAACGATCCTGGCTCCGAATGCACAGCTCTGCTCGGAGGGAACTGACCACCGCGACATTGTTTCGCCACCCTCGAGCCGACACCAAGGCGGTGTTCACGTTTTGATGGGCGACGGTGCCGTCAAATTCATCACGGACTCGATCGAAGCTGGAAACAAGAACGCACCGCAAGTCTCTGATCGAGCTGGCTCACCGGCCGCTGGTAGCCAAAGCCCCTACGGACTGTGGGGATCACTCGGATCACGATCAGCCAAAGAAGTGATCGACGGCGAATTTTAA
- a CDS encoding DUF1559 domain-containing protein → MQRNRKRRHGFTLVELLVVIAIIGVLVGLLLPAVQAAREAARRMSCSNNFKQIGLAIHNYHSAYNQMPIHGAGTYVPGGRDLWDQPSPVNGFTGTSNHRLSMLVGLTPYMEQQALWEQISNPLAINTNGSVRTPPWQAMGPRPDELQYPPYATDIPTLRCPSDPGLGLPALGRTNYAACTGDSSYRSRDPYLNVNELSEDGSVTFPYTPNSGSAQHSNAAHRGMFVLTRGMKFRDTIDGLSNTVMCGEITTDLGDNDARTSLPRGDGVGVTGERQNCHLNPSFLEATLDPERPQFWIPGLNINANWGRGYHWHDCMPVYSQMHTILAPNKQICTDANGAAHGDLVATASSRHQGGVHVLMGDGAVKFITDSIEAGNSQNPVVYLNGSAANNNQAGGKSPFGLWGALGSRGAREVIDGEF, encoded by the coding sequence ATGCAGAGGAACAGAAAACGAAGACATGGCTTCACGTTGGTGGAGCTCCTTGTTGTGATCGCAATCATCGGCGTGCTGGTGGGCCTATTGCTCCCTGCCGTACAGGCTGCTCGCGAAGCAGCCAGACGCATGAGCTGCAGTAATAATTTCAAGCAAATCGGCTTGGCAATTCACAATTACCACTCGGCCTACAACCAGATGCCGATCCACGGCGCTGGCACCTACGTCCCTGGCGGACGTGATCTTTGGGATCAACCAAGCCCGGTCAACGGATTCACGGGAACATCGAACCATCGTCTATCGATGCTGGTAGGTCTCACCCCGTACATGGAGCAACAAGCGTTGTGGGAGCAAATCAGCAACCCACTTGCGATCAACACCAATGGGAGCGTCCGCACTCCTCCGTGGCAAGCCATGGGCCCAAGACCTGATGAGCTCCAGTACCCACCATATGCAACCGATATCCCAACGTTGCGTTGCCCTAGCGACCCTGGACTTGGCCTCCCCGCCTTGGGCCGCACTAACTACGCAGCATGCACAGGCGACTCATCCTATCGGTCCCGCGATCCGTATTTGAATGTCAACGAACTTTCCGAAGATGGAAGCGTGACGTTCCCTTACACGCCCAACAGTGGATCCGCACAGCATTCCAATGCAGCTCACCGCGGAATGTTTGTGCTTACTCGAGGTATGAAGTTTCGCGACACAATCGATGGCCTGTCGAACACCGTCATGTGCGGTGAAATCACGACAGACCTGGGTGACAACGACGCGCGAACATCACTGCCTCGCGGTGATGGAGTGGGCGTTACCGGCGAACGCCAGAACTGCCACCTGAATCCTTCGTTTTTGGAAGCAACCCTGGACCCAGAGCGACCACAATTCTGGATCCCAGGACTTAACATCAACGCAAACTGGGGTCGTGGCTACCACTGGCACGACTGCATGCCAGTTTACAGCCAAATGCACACAATCCTCGCACCAAACAAACAGATTTGCACCGATGCAAACGGTGCTGCACACGGCGACTTGGTGGCAACCGCATCAAGCCGACACCAAGGCGGTGTTCACGTTCTGATGGGCGATGGAGCCGTGAAGTTCATCACAGATTCAATTGAAGCTGGTAACTCTCAAAACCCCGTGGTCTACCTGAACGGATCAGCTGCCAACAACAATCAAGCTGGTGGAAAGAGCCCATTCGGTTTGTGGGGAGCATTGGGATCACGAGGCGCCAGAGAAGTGATCGACGGTGAGTTCTAG
- a CDS encoding phosphoesterase: MSSNSTTEEHVLVIPATLIESIGKLEGFDRNVDRFLQPILASDELSYRPRGAMELDPSFKQLIPYVVMQWTDPADGDVKWFQYTRGGGSGEKRLHAKRSIGVGGHISQEDAGGEEDPYTIGMRRELEEEVTIGAPYVDQREGLLYDPSNEVGRVHLGVVHRFILEQPLVTSNEPELAEGQFVSVKQLREEREHLETWSQLTLDALFPEQV; encoded by the coding sequence ATGTCCTCCAACTCCACCACCGAAGAACACGTCCTCGTCATTCCCGCGACCTTGATTGAATCGATCGGGAAGTTGGAAGGGTTTGACCGCAACGTGGACCGATTCTTGCAGCCCATTTTGGCCAGCGATGAATTGTCCTATCGTCCGCGAGGTGCGATGGAGCTCGATCCCAGCTTCAAGCAGCTGATCCCTTACGTCGTGATGCAGTGGACTGATCCAGCTGACGGAGACGTCAAGTGGTTCCAGTACACTCGGGGCGGTGGTTCCGGTGAAAAACGCTTGCACGCCAAACGCAGCATTGGCGTTGGTGGCCACATCAGCCAGGAAGATGCAGGCGGTGAAGAAGATCCCTACACGATCGGTATGCGTCGTGAGTTGGAAGAGGAAGTGACGATCGGAGCACCTTACGTCGATCAACGTGAAGGATTGCTTTACGACCCCAGCAACGAAGTTGGCCGAGTGCACCTGGGAGTCGTCCACCGATTTATCTTGGAGCAACCGCTCGTCACCAGCAACGAACCCGAGCTCGCCGAGGGCCAGTTCGTGTCCGTGAAACAACTTCGCGAAGAACGCGAGCACCTGGAAACCTGGAGCCAACTCACCCTCGACGCCCTGTTCCCAGAACAGGTCTGA
- a CDS encoding DNA-3-methyladenine glycosylase, translating into MNDAKLKQDDEDGGDRQRDWESTESLQSKFFDRRPAVVARQLLGCGFARRIEGVWVGGWIVETEAYLSSRDAASHSARGEKPGNASMFGRPSTLYVYPIHAKHCVNLVTESIGRGSAVLIRALQPVWGIERMIEHRGLSSLDVSDGRMLTTGPGRLCHSLAIDRRSDRVDPIADPNWCLFVGAKVPRNRITATSRIGISQSKELPLRFFVDGNRYVSGLAGQHRRPRRDSLP; encoded by the coding sequence ATGAATGATGCAAAGCTGAAGCAGGACGATGAGGATGGCGGCGATCGGCAACGTGATTGGGAGTCGACGGAGTCGTTGCAGTCGAAGTTTTTCGATCGTCGGCCGGCGGTTGTTGCTCGCCAATTGTTGGGGTGCGGGTTCGCTCGACGGATCGAGGGCGTTTGGGTTGGTGGTTGGATCGTTGAGACCGAAGCCTACCTGTCCAGTCGCGATGCTGCGAGTCACAGTGCGAGGGGTGAGAAACCTGGGAACGCATCAATGTTCGGTCGGCCCAGCACATTGTATGTCTATCCGATTCACGCCAAGCACTGCGTGAATTTGGTCACTGAATCGATTGGTCGCGGGTCGGCGGTTTTGATCCGGGCTCTCCAGCCGGTGTGGGGGATCGAACGCATGATTGAACATCGAGGTTTGAGCTCGTTGGACGTTTCCGATGGCAGGATGCTGACCACCGGGCCTGGACGACTTTGTCACTCCTTGGCGATCGACCGCCGTTCCGATCGCGTGGACCCGATTGCTGACCCGAACTGGTGCCTGTTCGTCGGGGCCAAGGTGCCGAGGAATCGGATCACTGCCACCTCGCGGATCGGAATTTCGCAATCCAAGGAGTTGCCGCTGCGTTTCTTCGTCGATGGAAATCGCTACGTCAGCGGTTTAGCTGGCCAGCATCGTCGACCTCGACGGGATTCGCTCCCCTGA
- a CDS encoding amidohydrolase family protein codes for MMAVDSGIVTSIGSFQDSQVEGDLVDLGDVAMIPGLVNAHTHLEFSDLTNPVGHPGMELADWIREVIKTRGMVDTATRQQHILKGHAEAIASGTQLIADIVTTPLTAIPSNTIAFAEVLGLSRERGDERMTQAELHLRNAAAKDLPDDSAAISPHAPYSTPLPLIERCVQHAKQYKTTLAMHVAESPAERELLSQGSGPFAESLRALGLPVEKYFPWPAASPLIQLIDTLAKAPRALIVHANDLNETEIQHVATKRNCSVVFCPRTHHFFQHSEHPVAKLQAAGINVALGTDSRASNPDLNLWREVQFLLNHRQELAPASVLEMATLNGAHALGRSATDGSLKVGMPANFITVATKADRADQLWSDFSSSSSTARPAPQS; via the coding sequence ATGATGGCTGTTGATTCGGGCATAGTCACTTCAATCGGTTCGTTTCAAGACTCGCAGGTGGAAGGCGACCTGGTCGACCTAGGCGATGTGGCGATGATACCGGGACTGGTCAACGCTCACACGCACTTGGAATTCAGCGACCTCACCAATCCCGTGGGGCATCCAGGCATGGAACTCGCGGATTGGATTCGCGAAGTGATCAAGACTCGTGGGATGGTCGATACCGCGACTCGACAACAACACATTCTCAAGGGGCATGCGGAAGCGATTGCGTCTGGCACGCAGTTGATCGCTGACATCGTGACCACGCCACTCACAGCGATTCCGAGCAACACCATTGCGTTTGCGGAAGTGCTCGGGCTCAGTCGAGAACGAGGCGATGAGCGAATGACTCAGGCTGAACTTCATCTTCGCAACGCGGCCGCGAAAGATTTGCCAGACGATTCAGCCGCAATCAGCCCGCACGCTCCGTACTCGACTCCGTTGCCCTTGATCGAGCGATGCGTCCAACACGCGAAGCAATACAAAACGACACTTGCAATGCATGTGGCGGAGTCGCCCGCCGAACGGGAACTCCTGAGCCAAGGTAGCGGCCCGTTCGCCGAGTCATTGCGGGCGTTGGGATTGCCCGTTGAAAAGTACTTTCCGTGGCCTGCAGCCTCACCGCTGATTCAATTGATTGACACGCTTGCCAAAGCACCTCGTGCGTTGATCGTTCACGCGAACGACCTCAACGAAACTGAGATTCAGCACGTCGCAACCAAACGAAATTGCAGTGTTGTGTTTTGCCCACGAACGCACCACTTCTTCCAGCATTCCGAACACCCGGTTGCCAAACTGCAGGCCGCGGGCATCAACGTGGCACTCGGAACCGATTCTCGGGCCAGCAACCCGGACTTGAATCTTTGGCGTGAAGTCCAGTTCCTACTCAACCATCGCCAGGAGCTGGCTCCAGCGTCCGTTCTTGAAATGGCGACGCTCAATGGTGCCCATGCACTTGGACGCTCCGCCACAGATGGAAGCCTGAAGGTTGGAATGCCAGCCAACTTCATCACCGTGGCAACGAAAGCCGATCGTGCAGATCAGCTGTGGTCGGACTTCTCTTCGTCATCGTCAACCGCTCGCCCGGCACCCCAAAGCTGA
- a CDS encoding CPBP family intramembrane glutamic endopeptidase, whose protein sequence is MTQTNADDEQTPDDVFRTAVAVEAGLGALALVLGYLLGPSARELVPPLSEVASSAVIGGIGLGIVATVPLLLFIAVLRRVKHPAIEELDKLSDHPMIGLMLRLNGWELFAISLCAGVGEELLFRGWLLPWLAGDAASLAPDLEAPSRWWAYGGWLGSLPNSVTEFAWPEEGLMAWWSRVGGWELTAAWLVSSFAFGMFHPITKLYIAVTALMGLYFGALLIVSGNLLIPITAHALYDAVQLWGAGRAVDDDEEKSDHS, encoded by the coding sequence GTGACGCAAACCAACGCGGATGACGAACAAACCCCGGACGATGTTTTTCGAACCGCGGTCGCGGTCGAAGCCGGGTTGGGTGCCTTGGCGTTGGTCCTTGGATATCTGCTCGGCCCCAGTGCTCGCGAGTTGGTTCCGCCGCTGAGCGAAGTCGCCTCGTCCGCGGTCATCGGCGGCATCGGGCTGGGCATCGTTGCGACCGTTCCGTTGCTGCTGTTCATTGCCGTGCTGCGACGCGTTAAGCATCCGGCGATCGAAGAACTCGACAAGCTCAGCGACCATCCCATGATTGGGTTGATGTTGCGTCTGAACGGCTGGGAGCTGTTTGCGATCAGTCTGTGTGCAGGTGTTGGCGAGGAACTCTTGTTTCGCGGTTGGTTGCTGCCTTGGTTGGCCGGAGACGCCGCATCGCTCGCCCCCGATTTGGAAGCCCCGTCACGTTGGTGGGCCTATGGCGGCTGGCTAGGAAGTTTGCCTAATTCGGTCACCGAATTCGCCTGGCCAGAAGAAGGCCTGATGGCTTGGTGGTCTCGCGTTGGCGGTTGGGAATTGACAGCAGCTTGGCTGGTTTCTTCTTTCGCGTTTGGGATGTTTCACCCAATCACAAAACTTTACATCGCTGTCACGGCTCTGATGGGTTTGTACTTTGGGGCTCTGCTAATCGTCAGCGGGAATCTGTTGATCCCGATCACCGCTCATGCTCTGTACGACGCAGTTCAGCTTTGGGGTGCCGGGCGAGCGGTTGACGATGACGAAGAGAAGTCCGACCACAGCTGA